In one Arenibacter antarcticus genomic region, the following are encoded:
- a CDS encoding carboxymuconolactone decarboxylase family protein has product MKQLKTIVLTIMTTVFLGVTNNMMAQSDTGTAMNLDTKQSAIVSIASLTANGDLEKLETALVDGLEAGLTINEIKEVMVHLYAYCGFPRSLRGLRTFIKVLDERKAKGIEDNMGAEASPIEDSQSKYNRGKANLEALVKTELDGPPADYAQFVPIIEVFLKEHLFADIFDRDILDYQQRELVTVSVLATIGDVEPMLRSHMNICLIQGITPAQLEELVDVVGKNVDQAKIESAKEVLNELLESKK; this is encoded by the coding sequence ATGAAACAGCTGAAAACAATTGTTCTTACGATAATGACTACCGTGTTTCTTGGAGTTACCAACAACATGATGGCACAATCCGATACTGGTACGGCTATGAATTTGGATACAAAACAAAGTGCCATAGTTTCAATTGCTTCGCTGACCGCCAATGGCGATTTGGAGAAACTGGAAACGGCTTTGGTGGATGGTCTGGAAGCAGGCTTGACTATAAACGAAATCAAGGAGGTCATGGTACACTTGTATGCCTACTGCGGATTTCCGCGTAGCCTGCGTGGTTTACGGACTTTTATCAAAGTATTGGACGAGCGCAAGGCAAAAGGAATTGAAGATAATATGGGAGCAGAAGCTTCCCCTATTGAGGATTCGCAATCCAAATACAATCGGGGCAAAGCGAATCTGGAAGCATTGGTAAAAACGGAGTTGGATGGGCCTCCAGCCGACTATGCCCAGTTCGTCCCCATTATTGAAGTCTTTTTGAAAGAACATCTGTTTGCCGATATTTTCGATCGGGACATTTTGGACTACCAACAGCGGGAACTGGTCACGGTTTCCGTTCTGGCAACGATCGGCGATGTGGAACCCATGCTGCGTTCGCACATGAACATCTGTTTGATACAGGGCATCACGCCAGCACAATTAGAGGAATTGGTCGATGTGGTCGGAAAAAATGTAGATCAAGCGAAAATCGAATCGGCCAAGGAAGTTTTGAACGAATTATTGGAATCTAAAAAATAA
- a CDS encoding alpha/beta fold hydrolase codes for MKKIIFVLALSLHVLGCKEKNTEQTKIIDSTSDSNIIAIEQQGAFAVGGTVKESPGTFDPIAHGAFNPTDQSTEGQTLHGDHASVFYQIPVNARDLPLVFWHGYGQSMRTWQSTPDGREGFQSIFLRKRFPVYLLDQPRRGLAGQSLEPGTLQARTEDQLWFGIFRMGEGTEFYPDIQFSKNPEALDQFFRRSTPDTGPLDIDLNIDAVSALFDRIGDGILVTHSHSGGQGWLTAMENDNIKAIVSYEPGSNFVFPEGSVPEPISYAGGTLRARGVAMEEFKKLTQIPIVIYYGDYIPETEVENPGQEQWRAALSMALKWTKAVNDAGGDVSLVVLPEKGIKGNTHFPMSDLNNNEIADLMYNWLKEKGLN; via the coding sequence ATGAAAAAAATTATATTCGTTCTAGCGCTGTCGTTACACGTACTTGGATGCAAGGAAAAAAATACCGAGCAGACCAAGATTATCGATAGTACTTCCGATAGCAATATCATTGCAATTGAACAACAGGGTGCGTTTGCCGTCGGGGGAACCGTAAAGGAGAGTCCCGGAACTTTCGACCCCATTGCCCACGGGGCATTCAATCCTACAGATCAAAGCACGGAAGGACAGACCCTGCACGGTGACCACGCATCGGTATTCTATCAAATTCCGGTTAATGCCAGAGACCTACCTCTTGTGTTTTGGCACGGCTATGGCCAGTCGATGCGTACCTGGCAAAGTACCCCTGACGGTCGGGAAGGGTTTCAGAGCATTTTCTTGAGAAAACGGTTTCCGGTCTATCTGTTGGACCAACCCAGACGGGGCCTGGCAGGTCAGAGTTTGGAACCTGGAACATTGCAGGCCAGAACGGAGGACCAGCTTTGGTTCGGTATTTTCAGGATGGGCGAAGGAACCGAATTCTATCCGGACATACAATTTTCTAAAAATCCCGAAGCCCTCGATCAGTTCTTTCGCCGGAGTACACCTGATACAGGACCTTTGGATATCGATCTTAACATCGATGCGGTTTCGGCCCTCTTTGATAGAATTGGCGATGGCATTTTGGTTACCCACTCCCATAGCGGAGGTCAAGGGTGGCTTACGGCCATGGAAAATGATAATATCAAAGCTATTGTATCCTATGAGCCCGGCAGTAATTTTGTTTTTCCCGAAGGTAGTGTGCCAGAGCCTATATCCTATGCAGGGGGTACCTTACGGGCGCGTGGTGTGGCGATGGAAGAGTTTAAGAAGCTTACCCAAATCCCCATCGTAATATATTATGGCGATTACATCCCGGAAACCGAGGTGGAAAATCCCGGCCAAGAGCAATGGCGCGCAGCCCTTTCTATGGCGCTCAAGTGGACAAAGGCCGTTAACGATGCCGGTGGTGACGTAAGCCTCGTGGTACTTCCAGAAAAAGGCATAAAGGGCAACACGCATTTCCCGATGTCGGATTTGAACAACAATGAAATAGCTGATTTAATGTATAACTGGCTCAAGGAAAAAGGATTAAACTAA
- a CDS encoding relaxase/mobilization nuclease domain-containing protein: MIGRILYRESCQGMLNYVFGKEGMLILGYGNMYSQDISQKFFGNVLHFQGQRNATKNRYAHITMNLPHGEHLDNRTFHEVSKEYMEQMGYGEQPYVVVRHNDTEHEHVHIITTNVTGSGKVLGIFNSFRRNMATQQYLEKKFGLSPSPLTKQQRELPLYRLPGQQFGMDPAQGTKFYLQDVLNSILQKHKVRSFQELAKLVRPYHIEIKQTKNQSGRIGVAFGLDNQKGYRTRFINGSIVHPSLSGPKLQKVFGTNSKSKLLPMHRKRLLKQIGTTYGLFKAIRPHDLPEVLKEYQGIDIKLDIKGDAIKGYTIHDKSGYAFKESELSPKIRMEKRPNIFGNSDGPTDIDTDSKQFKLEIRKLIKEAFMTSYLKSPDRNGLFSENMVAKNPMDILPHITTSKDYIFLERYLPRNQKILLMEALKKEFPIVRDRLFQLEEKKEKETLESKFRLIGRILENCIFDVGKEKGSVHRLFRSLGVKYNDNRLSFSGSNKHTVPVLLGDLPFPKAMDTYVSTGFVRQNHMVLEMLTARNSDIGPELTASSFFLPMVFPKLYGTMEIGYRQEFEKAALGRYVKHAERMHAPYEKSPKDYMALFNAKGFYFVKGKDGFEVRSIYTDHRTSCTLPKRTSLYLNSIPDVTATILEQQTVIKALIKDGRNDLKNLWAGHLIERGMYDRAAFMLTAEKVYPNLHSWQAQHHMDNGLRKSINKALERKSSIEQNRLLRKGVYAISSLLGNRGKKGQEEIYNGFKDELTDWSKYKGKGISM; this comes from the coding sequence ATGATAGGAAGGATATTATATAGGGAAAGCTGTCAGGGAATGTTGAACTATGTGTTCGGGAAAGAGGGTATGCTCATACTCGGGTACGGGAACATGTACTCCCAGGACATATCACAGAAATTCTTCGGGAACGTACTCCATTTCCAAGGACAGCGCAACGCAACCAAGAACCGCTATGCCCATATTACCATGAACCTTCCCCACGGGGAACACCTTGATAATAGGACCTTCCATGAAGTCTCCAAGGAATACATGGAGCAAATGGGCTACGGGGAACAGCCCTATGTTGTGGTAAGGCACAACGACACCGAGCACGAGCATGTCCACATCATAACGACCAATGTAACCGGTTCGGGAAAAGTGCTCGGAATCTTCAATAGTTTCCGACGGAACATGGCCACCCAGCAATACCTTGAAAAAAAGTTCGGCCTATCGCCATCACCGCTGACAAAACAGCAAAGGGAACTCCCGCTGTACAGATTGCCCGGGCAACAGTTCGGGATGGACCCTGCACAAGGGACGAAGTTCTATTTGCAGGACGTACTGAACAGCATCCTGCAAAAACATAAGGTGCGGAGCTTTCAAGAACTGGCAAAACTGGTCAGGCCCTATCACATCGAAATAAAGCAAACTAAAAACCAATCGGGAAGGATAGGGGTCGCCTTTGGCCTAGACAATCAAAAAGGATACCGGACAAGGTTCATCAACGGCTCCATTGTACACCCAAGCTTAAGCGGTCCGAAACTGCAAAAGGTATTTGGTACGAATTCAAAATCCAAGCTCTTGCCGATGCACCGCAAACGCCTGCTGAAACAGATAGGGACCACCTATGGACTTTTTAAGGCCATAAGGCCGCACGACCTCCCAGAAGTACTTAAGGAATATCAGGGCATCGATATAAAACTGGACATAAAAGGGGATGCCATCAAAGGATATACCATCCATGACAAATCGGGATATGCGTTCAAGGAAAGCGAGCTGAGCCCAAAAATAAGGATGGAGAAACGTCCCAATATTTTCGGGAATAGCGACGGACCCACGGATATCGATACCGACAGCAAACAGTTCAAACTTGAAATCCGAAAACTGATAAAAGAAGCATTCATGACATCCTATCTGAAGTCCCCGGACCGCAACGGACTGTTCTCGGAGAACATGGTGGCCAAGAACCCAATGGATATCCTTCCGCATATAACAACATCCAAAGATTACATTTTTCTTGAACGCTACCTTCCAAGAAATCAAAAAATTTTGTTGATGGAAGCACTTAAAAAAGAGTTCCCCATAGTGAGGGACAGGCTATTCCAATTGGAGGAAAAAAAGGAAAAAGAAACCTTGGAAAGCAAGTTCCGGCTTATCGGCAGGATATTGGAAAACTGCATTTTCGATGTAGGGAAGGAAAAGGGGAGTGTCCATCGCCTGTTCCGGTCCCTTGGAGTAAAGTACAACGATAACCGATTGTCCTTTTCCGGTTCCAACAAACATACGGTCCCTGTTCTTTTGGGCGACCTGCCCTTCCCCAAGGCCATGGACACGTATGTATCCACCGGTTTTGTCCGTCAAAACCATATGGTATTGGAAATGTTGACGGCACGGAATTCCGATATTGGCCCTGAACTTACGGCATCCTCCTTTTTTCTGCCAATGGTCTTTCCAAAACTTTACGGGACCATGGAAATAGGTTATAGGCAAGAATTCGAGAAGGCCGCATTGGGCCGTTATGTAAAACATGCCGAACGGATGCACGCGCCTTATGAAAAATCCCCGAAGGACTATATGGCCCTTTTCAACGCCAAGGGATTCTATTTTGTAAAAGGGAAGGACGGATTCGAGGTCAGATCCATTTATACTGACCATAGAACAAGTTGTACCTTGCCCAAAAGAACGAGCCTCTATTTGAATTCCATTCCCGATGTCACCGCAACAATATTGGAACAGCAGACCGTTATCAAGGCCCTGATCAAAGATGGCAGGAACGATCTCAAGAACCTTTGGGCGGGCCATCTAATAGAAAGGGGGATGTACGATAGGGCCGCCTTTATGCTGACAGCGGAAAAGGTCTACCCGAACCTGCATAGCTGGCAAGCACAGCACCATATGGACAACGGACTTCGGAAAAGTATAAATAAGGCACTGGAAAGGAAATCTTCCATCGAACAAAACCGTTTGTTGCGAAAAGGCGTTTATGCCATAAGTTCGTTATTGGGCAATAGGGGCAAAAAAGGGCAAGAGGAGATTTACAATGGCTTCAAGGATGAACTCACCGATTGGTCGAAGTACAAGGGTAAGGGGATTTCAATGTAG
- a CDS encoding cupin domain-containing protein: MNGKNLLAIILIGTLIFSCKQIEEKNKATDSTEQVDSTIRQELIFPKGEKVTNNNFIGDVWVHMQVRADSVNQNSVGTVTFDPAARSNWHSHPNGQIIMALDGEGYYQEKGSAKKILYKGDVVKCPANTPHWHGASADKEFIQVAITSRIDGPTQWLEAVTEEEYAK, encoded by the coding sequence ATGAACGGCAAAAATCTTTTAGCGATTATATTGATCGGAACGCTTATTTTTTCCTGTAAACAAATAGAAGAAAAAAATAAGGCCACCGATTCAACTGAACAAGTAGATTCAACTATACGGCAAGAATTGATTTTCCCGAAAGGGGAAAAAGTCACGAACAACAATTTCATTGGCGATGTTTGGGTGCATATGCAAGTGAGGGCCGATAGTGTGAACCAAAATTCCGTGGGAACGGTAACGTTTGATCCCGCGGCAAGGTCTAATTGGCATTCGCATCCCAACGGACAGATTATAATGGCTTTGGATGGCGAAGGCTACTATCAGGAAAAGGGAAGTGCGAAAAAAATCCTTTATAAAGGTGATGTGGTCAAATGCCCTGCAAATACTCCGCATTGGCACGGGGCAAGTGCCGATAAGGAGTTTATCCAAGTTGCCATAACAAGTAGGATAGACGGCCCTACGCAATGGCTGGAAGCCGTTACCGAAGAGGAGTATGCAAAATAG
- a CDS encoding type II toxin-antitoxin system RelE/ParE family toxin, with protein sequence MDRPYRVEWTKRSLINAIAIKNYLIQKFTVKEVVKFERLLRQFELTVSNFPTLYPESKSQKLLRRAVIHKNTTVYYIFNKDKVTVVAMKDNRKEKADR encoded by the coding sequence ATGGATAGACCTTACAGGGTAGAATGGACAAAAAGGTCTCTGATAAACGCCATTGCCATTAAAAATTACCTGATTCAAAAGTTCACTGTCAAGGAGGTCGTTAAATTTGAAAGATTGCTTCGGCAATTTGAATTAACGGTATCTAATTTCCCTACATTATATCCTGAATCAAAAAGTCAAAAACTTTTAAGGCGAGCGGTCATTCACAAAAACACAACTGTTTATTACATTTTCAACAAAGACAAAGTGACGGTTGTAGCTATGAAGGATAATAGGAAAGAGAAGGCCGATAGATAA
- a CDS encoding cupin domain-containing protein, translated as MKNLIVTLLLIVPVCVFAQQDVYAISSYLDEGMKAPNTHYIGEAWLNGVLEVEGDLNFHMTKATFKANSTLDWHKHASTQVLVYVDGEGYYQEKGKDPIILKAGDILKCEKDTEHWHSSTKESDVTYLAIYGGEQPTTWTEVVSQEYYDSVAEKLKE; from the coding sequence ATGAAAAATTTAATTGTAACATTACTTTTGATTGTACCCGTATGTGTTTTTGCCCAACAAGATGTGTATGCCATCTCGTCTTATTTAGACGAGGGTATGAAGGCACCGAACACACATTATATTGGCGAGGCCTGGTTGAACGGGGTTTTGGAGGTCGAGGGAGACCTGAACTTTCATATGACCAAAGCGACCTTTAAAGCAAACTCCACGCTGGACTGGCATAAGCATGCATCGACCCAAGTATTGGTCTATGTAGACGGGGAAGGCTACTACCAAGAAAAAGGGAAAGACCCGATCATCCTGAAAGCAGGCGATATCCTGAAATGTGAAAAGGACACAGAGCATTGGCACTCATCCACCAAGGAAAGCGATGTAACCTATTTGGCTATATATGGCGGAGAACAGCCGACGACTTGGACCGAGGTGGTTTCCCAGGAATATTATGATAGCGTAGCGGAAAAACTCAAGGAGTGA
- a CDS encoding type II toxin-antitoxin system RelE/ParE family toxin: protein MHRYALSYRADNDLDDITDYTLEIWGENQTRDYLAGFLQCFQSLADKPDLGRSAAEYAPLLKRYNYKAHTIFYEPTEKGIFVVRILGQRQDGSIPKVGSKEKNNFLCALNYIDE, encoded by the coding sequence ATGCATAGATATGCGCTATCCTATAGGGCTGACAATGACCTTGATGATATAACGGATTATACTTTGGAGATTTGGGGGGAAAACCAGACTCGGGATTATCTTGCCGGGTTCTTACAATGCTTTCAATCTTTAGCGGATAAACCAGATCTTGGCAGAAGTGCCGCCGAATATGCACCGCTCCTAAAAAGATACAATTACAAAGCCCATACAATTTTTTACGAACCAACGGAAAAGGGCATTTTTGTAGTCCGCATATTGGGTCAGAGACAGGATGGATCAATCCCAAAAGTTGGGTCTAAAGAGAAAAATAATTTTCTTTGTGCTTTAAATTACATTGATGAATAA
- a CDS encoding transposase: MSGKRLQRHYKDHLSDFKQWEHKGHAKQWLVFPENLGSYLSIDETALSKGELYTIITNKKAKGKKGALVGIFHGTKVEPIIEQLLKIPAKKRAKVKEITLDMANSMKTISTKCFPKAIQVTDRFHVQKLAIEALQDLRIKYRWEALDQENEQIKLSRVADKEFKPVIFSNGDSSKQLLARSRYLLYKSPDKWTPNQKERGQILFNEYPELKKAYGLVQGLRNIFNQAIDIKVAYTKLAHWYKDVEESGFKSFQTVANSITLNYRSVLNYFLNRSTNASAESFNAKVKAFRSQFRGVRNTEYFLYRLIKLYS, from the coding sequence ATGTCCGGAAAAAGGCTTCAAAGACATTATAAGGATCACTTAAGTGATTTTAAGCAATGGGAGCATAAGGGTCATGCCAAACAGTGGCTTGTTTTTCCTGAAAACTTAGGTTCTTATTTATCCATTGATGAGACAGCGCTGTCCAAGGGAGAGCTCTATACCATCATTACCAATAAGAAGGCCAAAGGAAAGAAAGGGGCTTTAGTTGGGATATTCCACGGAACTAAAGTGGAGCCTATTATCGAACAACTCTTGAAGATCCCAGCAAAGAAGCGTGCCAAAGTGAAAGAGATCACCTTGGACATGGCAAACTCTATGAAAACGATCTCCACTAAATGTTTCCCGAAAGCCATCCAAGTAACAGACAGGTTCCATGTACAGAAGCTGGCAATAGAGGCGCTCCAAGATCTTCGTATCAAATACCGATGGGAAGCTTTGGATCAAGAAAATGAACAGATAAAGCTATCTAGAGTAGCCGACAAAGAATTTAAACCTGTAATTTTTTCTAATGGTGATAGCTCAAAACAACTCCTAGCTAGGAGTAGATATCTACTGTATAAATCCCCAGATAAATGGACTCCAAATCAGAAAGAGAGGGGACAGATATTGTTTAATGAATACCCAGAATTAAAGAAAGCTTATGGGCTTGTTCAAGGCTTGAGGAATATTTTTAACCAAGCCATAGATATTAAAGTAGCCTACACCAAACTAGCCCACTGGTACAAAGATGTAGAGGAGTCAGGATTTAAGAGCTTCCAAACGGTAGCCAATAGTATTACTTTAAATTACCGCTCTGTACTCAACTATTTTTTAAACAGAAGTACAAATGCCTCAGCAGAATCCTTTAATGCCAAAGTAAAGGCTTTTAGATCACAATTTAGGGGAGTCAGGAATACGGAATACTTCTTATATCGCTTGATTAAATTATATTCTTAA
- a CDS encoding type II toxin-antitoxin system ParD family antitoxin, with amino-acid sequence MATVRKSLTITEAQEQWIKLQIEIGGFANDSEYMRHLIRLDEERNREFLITKAAIQAGYDSGVSPKVRTVDEIMKAAINRRTDKTQGKQNA; translated from the coding sequence ATGGCTACAGTCCGAAAATCATTGACCATTACCGAAGCCCAAGAGCAATGGATCAAACTGCAAATTGAAATTGGAGGTTTCGCCAACGATAGCGAATATATGCGGCATCTAATACGTTTGGACGAGGAACGCAATAGGGAATTTTTAATTACAAAAGCAGCTATACAGGCGGGCTATGATAGCGGTGTAAGCCCCAAGGTCAGAACCGTTGACGAGATTATGAAAGCCGCAATTAATCGTCGAACGGACAAAACGCAAGGAAAACAGAATGCATAG
- a CDS encoding flavodoxin produces MIKVAVALFFLSTCSFLATGDYPIEQNADKILIVYLSRTNNTKAIAEIIHDEVGGDVVTLELKTPYPEDYDAIVKQVAQENESGFLPPLKTEVDIDKYDTIFLGFPTWGMQLPPPMKSFLSAHDLNGKTVIPFNTNGGYGIGSSFITVKEHCPESDVLDGFSIKGGSERDGIYLAIKGKRHDEAQEEVRSWLEKLDITSVSKQ; encoded by the coding sequence ATGATAAAAGTCGCAGTAGCATTATTTTTCCTTTCAACTTGTTCGTTTCTCGCAACAGGCGATTACCCTATTGAACAGAATGCTGATAAAATCTTAATCGTGTATCTCTCCCGTACCAACAACACCAAGGCTATCGCCGAAATTATTCATGACGAAGTAGGCGGAGATGTGGTAACCCTTGAATTGAAAACCCCCTATCCCGAAGATTACGATGCCATCGTAAAGCAAGTTGCCCAGGAAAACGAAAGTGGATTTTTACCACCTTTGAAAACCGAAGTGGACATTGATAAATACGATACCATTTTTCTGGGCTTCCCGACTTGGGGTATGCAACTGCCCCCACCAATGAAAAGCTTCTTGTCAGCTCATGATCTGAACGGCAAAACTGTCATTCCTTTTAATACGAATGGGGGATATGGTATTGGCAGCAGTTTCATAACGGTCAAAGAACATTGTCCTGAAAGTGATGTTCTCGACGGATTTTCCATTAAAGGCGGTAGTGAAAGAGATGGGATTTATTTAGCGATAAAGGGGAAGCGCCACGATGAAGCTCAAGAAGAGGTCAGGTCCTGGTTGGAAAAACTGGACATAACCAGCGTATCGAAACAATAA
- a CDS encoding type II toxin-antitoxin system RelE/ParE family toxin, with protein MKAIWTRLALEIEDEIIEYLKVKWTYEVLANFLDTVEKTIISLEGNPYMGHIYEINPKYRKILITEHTYFICLVDKELVLILFWPTSQDPEELKMLFT; from the coding sequence ATGAAAGCAATTTGGACGAGGCTGGCCCTGGAAATTGAAGATGAGATAATCGAGTATTTAAAAGTGAAGTGGACATACGAAGTATTGGCCAACTTCCTTGATACCGTGGAGAAAACAATAATATCATTAGAAGGAAACCCTTACATGGGTCATATATATGAGATTAATCCGAAGTATAGAAAAATACTGATTACCGAGCATACTTACTTTATCTGTCTTGTTGACAAAGAACTTGTGCTAATTTTATTTTGGCCAACGAGCCAGGATCCAGAAGAATTAAAGATGCTTTTCACGTAA
- a CDS encoding alpha/beta hydrolase, whose amino-acid sequence MAQSEKNPFELVYKGAITENVDGKVNIHPVTYKLNGIDIAANVYTPADYDPTKKYPAITIAHPNGGIKEQTAGLYAQRLAEAGYITITADAAYQGASGGEPRHTDKPQYRTEDIHGMADFISQYPGVDTEHLGALGICGGGGYTLKAVQSDKRFKAVATLSMFNTGIVRKNGFLNSQVSTIQERLKQASDARAQEASGGEIVYSGVDGITDEELAKVSTLFYRQGYEYYFRTHAHPNSTFLYSTSSLMDLMAWDATDDIDLIDQPLLMIAGSNAQTLYLTLDAFPKATNAKNKELFLIEGAAHIETYWKPEYVNQAVNKLVDFYQNNLITTNL is encoded by the coding sequence ATGGCACAAAGCGAGAAAAACCCTTTTGAATTGGTATACAAGGGAGCAATTACTGAAAATGTGGATGGAAAAGTCAACATACATCCCGTTACGTACAAACTGAACGGAATCGATATTGCCGCCAATGTTTACACACCTGCCGATTATGATCCAACAAAGAAATATCCGGCCATAACGATTGCACACCCCAATGGGGGTATCAAAGAGCAGACAGCCGGTCTATACGCACAACGTTTGGCAGAGGCCGGTTATATTACCATCACGGCAGATGCTGCCTATCAGGGAGCAAGTGGGGGCGAGCCGCGCCATACGGACAAACCTCAATATCGAACGGAAGACATTCACGGTATGGCCGATTTTATCTCACAATATCCAGGTGTTGACACAGAACACTTAGGTGCTTTGGGCATTTGTGGCGGCGGTGGCTATACGCTGAAAGCGGTCCAATCGGATAAGCGGTTTAAAGCGGTAGCAACCTTGAGTATGTTCAATACGGGAATCGTACGAAAAAACGGCTTTTTGAATTCGCAGGTTTCAACCATTCAAGAAAGGCTAAAGCAAGCCTCCGATGCAAGAGCACAGGAAGCTTCGGGCGGCGAGATCGTGTATTCCGGTGTTGACGGTATTACCGATGAAGAATTAGCAAAAGTTTCAACGCTTTTTTATCGGCAAGGCTATGAATATTATTTTAGGACCCACGCCCACCCCAATTCGACTTTTCTTTACTCCACAAGCAGTTTAATGGATTTAATGGCTTGGGATGCTACCGACGATATCGACCTCATAGACCAACCTTTATTAATGATCGCCGGTAGCAATGCCCAAACATTATATTTGACCTTGGATGCTTTTCCAAAGGCGACCAATGCGAAAAACAAGGAATTGTTCCTCATTGAAGGTGCCGCGCATATCGAAACTTATTGGAAACCGGAATACGTCAATCAAGCAGTAAACAAATTAGTGGACTTTTACCAAAACAATCTTATAACTACGAACCTATGA
- a CDS encoding site-specific integrase, protein MGSSIKVTLRKKANKQGLFPLAVRITKNRKTTYLYIGHYIAIKYWDEGNREVRKSHPNSIRLNNLLIKKLAEANQTLIDLQTHQNDISSKQIKEEIATPLTKTSFKEIADNYLDNLEKTNKLQRLSSDKARVGHFIRFVDNDDLSFREIDEALLRRFSLYLKTTRKVSQRSVINNLIVIRTLYNKAIRLGIVDRKLYPFGADKIRIKFPESEKVGLTIEEIQSIEALEDLTEQQSHARNVWLFSFYLAGMRVGDVLMIKWSDIYDGRLHYRMGKNEKLLSFKLPEKITSLLRRYYEDRRSSEDFVFPEMNNADLKNPKDVFNKVKSANKKFNKYLVHIADKAKINKKLTMHIARHSFGNISGDRIPIQMLQKLYRHSTVTTTINYQANFMHKETDDALEKVINF, encoded by the coding sequence ATGGGGTCAAGTATAAAGGTAACTCTTCGCAAGAAAGCGAACAAACAAGGTCTTTTTCCTTTAGCGGTTCGCATAACTAAAAACAGAAAAACGACCTATCTTTATATAGGGCATTACATTGCTATTAAATATTGGGATGAAGGCAATCGCGAGGTGCGAAAATCGCATCCCAATTCCATACGCTTAAACAATCTTCTTATCAAGAAGTTGGCTGAAGCGAATCAAACCTTAATTGATTTACAGACTCATCAAAATGATATCTCGTCAAAACAGATAAAAGAGGAAATTGCAACTCCGCTTACCAAAACTAGCTTTAAAGAAATTGCCGATAATTATTTAGATAATTTAGAAAAAACAAATAAATTACAGCGTTTATCATCCGATAAAGCGCGAGTCGGTCATTTTATAAGATTTGTCGATAATGATGATTTAAGTTTTCGAGAAATTGACGAGGCTTTATTGCGTCGTTTTTCACTCTATTTGAAAACTACACGAAAAGTATCTCAACGCTCGGTCATTAACAACTTAATTGTAATTAGAACCCTGTACAATAAAGCTATACGATTAGGAATTGTTGACAGAAAATTGTATCCATTTGGAGCGGATAAAATACGCATCAAATTCCCCGAATCCGAAAAAGTTGGGCTTACCATAGAAGAAATTCAATCAATCGAGGCTTTGGAGGACTTAACGGAACAGCAATCTCATGCGCGAAATGTTTGGTTGTTTAGTTTTTATCTTGCAGGGATGCGTGTTGGTGATGTTCTTATGATTAAGTGGAGCGATATTTACGATGGCCGGTTACACTATCGTATGGGGAAGAACGAAAAATTGTTATCCTTTAAATTACCAGAGAAAATTACATCACTTTTAAGACGATATTATGAGGACAGGAGATCCAGTGAGGATTTTGTTTTTCCTGAAATGAACAATGCTGACCTCAAAAATCCGAAAGATGTTTTTAACAAAGTAAAATCCGCCAACAAAAAATTTAATAAATATCTCGTGCATATCGCAGATAAAGCGAAAATAAACAAAAAGCTCACCATGCACATTGCCCGTCACAGTTTTGGCAATATTTCAGGCGACAGAATTCCTATTCAGATGCTGCAAAAGCTATATCGTCATTCCACCGTTACAACTACAATAAATTATCAAGCCAATTTTATGCATAAAGAGACTGATGATGCTTTAGAAAAGGTTATTAATTTCTAA